A segment of the Agarivorans albus genome:
TTTTGTTTTATACGCCCTAGATAAATCGGCAGCACAAGCGGGTCGTTGGCGGGTTCAAGAGCTCAAGCTGCATGTGTTTGCGCTTATTGGTGGCTGGCCAGGTGCGATGCTCGCCCAACAAACGTTGCGGCATAAAACTCAAAAGCAGTCTTTTCGCTGGGGTTATTATTGTACAGTGCTACTCAACATAGCGGCTTTAGCTTATTTGCTTAGTCCCAATGGCGAGCCGATGTTGCTAGATATTAATCAAGCTTTGTCGAGTTTATTGCCATGACGGTCACTATCACGGCTTACACCGATGAATATTGCCAAGCAGTGGCAGATTTGTTCACCCAAGCTGTGCATGCCATTGATGATGAACTTTATTCTAAGGAACAAAAAGCCGCGTGGGCGCCGCTAGATATAGACTATTCTCGCTGGCAACAGCGCTTGAAAACCAAACATTGCTTTTTAGCCTTAGCTGATAAGCAGTTGATAGGATTTATAGAATTAGCAGCAGACTATATTGATTGCTTTTATATTGCGCCAGAGCAGCAAGGAAAAGCAGTGGGCCAAGCGCTTTATCAACATGTTGAAAGCATTGCTCGAGAACAAAAGCTTGCTGGGCTGCGGGTAGATGCCTCATTGGTGGCCAAAGACTTTTTTGTCAAACAAGGCTTTGCTGTTGTGTCGCATAATCAGCTGGTTCGGCTGGGGATAAGGCTGCAAAATATTAGTATGTACAAGGGGTTCTATTCTTAAGCAACCAGCTAAGCATTGACGAATTGACTTGCTGACAATTCTCATAAGGAGTTTGTTGAGAAAGTTGCCTAATATATTTGCTTAAGCGCAGTGTGAGGGAGAGTTTAGCAATGCGAAGTACCCTAACCATTCTTAGTTTACTGATAACCAGTGCTTGCAGCCAGCAGCAGGCCTACCATGCTATGCAGGGCAACCAGCAACGACAGTGTGACAAGCAAACTAATCATCAAGATTATTTAAGCTGCATGGATGAAGCAGACGTGAGTTATGAAGAAT
Coding sequences within it:
- a CDS encoding GNAT family N-acetyltransferase, with translation MTVTITAYTDEYCQAVADLFTQAVHAIDDELYSKEQKAAWAPLDIDYSRWQQRLKTKHCFLALADKQLIGFIELAADYIDCFYIAPEQQGKAVGQALYQHVESIAREQKLAGLRVDASLVAKDFFVKQGFAVVSHNQLVRLGIRLQNISMYKGFYS